Proteins from one Panthera leo isolate Ple1 chromosome D1, P.leo_Ple1_pat1.1, whole genome shotgun sequence genomic window:
- the LOC122200164 gene encoding olfactory receptor 51V1-like, whose amino-acid sequence MFIKSRGISMSVQPDSKISNSTFLLTGFPGLEREYPWLSIPFSCIYAMVLLGNCLVLHVIRTEPSLHEPMFYFLAMLALTDLCMGLSTVHTVLGILWGISQEIGLDACIAQTFFVHGLSCMESGVLLAMAFDRFTAICNPLRYTSILTNMRIITIGVAILGRSFLFITAPIVRLKFFHYCHPHILSHSFCLHQDLLRLACSDVRFNSFYALALVICTLFLDSVLILISYISILHSVLTIASRDERLKSLKTCVSHICAVLVFYIPIIGLTMVHRFGKHLSPVVHVLMGNIYILFPPLMNPIIYSVRTQQIRSRIQRWFTKQN is encoded by the exons ATGTTTATAAAGTCAAGAGGCAT ATCCATGTCTGTTCAACCTGACTCCAAAATCAGTAACTCCACCTTTCTCCTTACGGGTTTCCCTGGCCTGGAACGGGAATATCCTTGGCTCTCCATTCCTTTCTCCTGTATCTATGCTATGGTACTCTTAGGGAATTGCCTGGTGTTGCATGTGATCCGGACAGAGCCCAGCTTACATGAGCCCATGTTCTACTTCCTGGCCATGTTGGCCCTCACTGACCTGTGCATGGGGCTGTCCACAGTGCACACGGTGCTCGGGATCCTGTGGGGGATCAGCCAAGAGATTGGTCTGGATGCCTGCATTGCTCAAACCTTCTTTGTTCATGGTCTATCATGCATGGAGTCTGGAGTCCTTCTTGCCATGGCCTTTGATCGCTTTACTGCCATCTGCAATCCTCTGAGATATACATCCATCCTCACCAATATGAGAATCATCACCATTGGTGTGGCCATTTTAGGGAGGAGTTTCCTGTTCATTACTGCTCCCATTGTCCGCCTAAAGTTCTTCCATTACTGCCATCCtcatatcctctcccattccttcTGCCTGCACCAAGACTTACTTCGGCTTGCCTGCTCCGACGTCCGCTTCAACAGCTTCTATGCGTTAGCCCTGGTGATCTGCACGCTCTTTTTGGATTCGGTGCTCATTCTCATCTCCTACATCTCGATCCTGCATTCAGTCTTGACTATTGCATCCCGGGACGAGCGGCTCAAGTCCTTGAAGACCTGTGTCTCCCACATCTGTGCTGTTCTGGTTTTCTATATCCCAATTATTGGTTTGACTATGGTGCACCGCTTTGGAAAGCACCTCTCTCCTGTGGTCCATGTCCTCATGGGCAATATCTATATCCTTTTCCCACCCTTGATGAACCCTATCATCTACAGTGTCAGAACCCAACAAATACGTAGCAGGATCCAGAGATGGTTCACTAAACAAAACTGA